GTTGGGCTTGAAGCTCCACCACAACGGATAGGAAAGGATCGCGACGATCATCAGCGCAATCATGCAGAGGCCGAGCAAGGCGGTCCGGTTGAGCAGGAATCGATGCAGAGAGCGTACGATCGGGCCCGGGCTGCGGGCAGGGCTTCGCGCCAGCATCGCTCAGCCCACCTTGATCCGCGGATCGACCACCGCATAGGCAAGGTCGGTCAGAAGATTGACCACGACGACGCAGGCGCCGATCACCAGCGTCGAACCCATGATGACAGGATAGTCGCGGCCCTCCACGGCATCGACCATGAGCAGGCCCATGCCGGGCCAGTTGAAGACGCTTTCGATGAAGATCGCCCCGCCGATCGCAAGGCCGATGGTCGAGCCGATCAGCGTAATGACGGGAAGCAGCGCATTGCGCAGGGCGTGCTTGGTGATGACCCAGAATTCGAAGACGCCCTTGGCGCGCGCCGTGCGCACATAATCCTGGTTCAGCACCTCCAGCATGGACGCGCGCATATAGCGCATGATCAGCGCTGTCTGCGCGACGGCCAGCAATGTCGCGGGCAGGATCAGGTGATGGAGAAGGTCGGCGACGGAGAATTCCTGGCCCGGCGTCAGCATGCCGCCGGAGGGCATCCAGTTGAAATAGACCGAAAACAGATAGAGACCGACCAGCGCGCTTAAGAAGGGCGGGCTGGAGATGCCGGTGACCGCCAAGACCGACAAGGACAGGTCGGCGATCGAATTGCGGCGAACCGCGCTGACGATGCCGGTCGCGATGCCGGCGATGATCGCGATCGCGATCGCCGATCCCATCAGCAGAACCGTCGGGCCGACCCGCGACAGCACGAGGCCGAGCACCGGCTGGTCGGGCCGCTTGATCGAATAGCCGAGATTTCCCAACAGCGCCTGCCGCAGCCAGGCGACATATTGCACCGGCAGCGGCTGGTCGAGGCCGAGCGTGACCCGCAGTTCCGCAAGATCCGACGCTGACATCGGCACGTTCGGGTCGATATAGGCGTCGATCGGATCGCCGGGGGTAAGGCGCAGCATGACGAAGATCAGCATGCTCAAGGCAAAGAGCATGCCCGCTCCGATCAGCAGCCGCCGGAGACTGTATTGCAGCATGGAAAATCCGTTCCTGTGCGGGCGGACAGGTTCGTCGACCTGGCCGCGCCTGGCTCTATCAGGATGCGTGGCGCCCTATTCGGCGATCGCCCATTTTTCCGGATGCGCCTGGTAAGGGCCGCCGCCGGGAGCAGGCGTCCAGATGAAGTCCTTGAGCTTGGCGGAGGCGACGCCATAACGTTTCGCCACCCACAGCGGACCCCAGGGCAATTCCTTGTTCATCACCTTGCAGACCTCCTGGTAGCGGGCGGAGCGCTTGGCGGCATCCGTCTCGCTCAGCGCCGCGTCGAGCGCGGAGGTCAGCACCGGCATGCGCACGCGGGCGACGTTGGGGCCGGCCGGCGGGATCTGCTTCTCGTTGAGGCCGACATTGATGCTGCCCGGATCCGGGCCGTTCTGCAGGCCAGCGTAGACCATCTGAAACTGCGCGATGTCTGGCGTCGGGTTGAGCACGATGCTGTTATAGGTCGGCGTGTCGACGGCGCGCGGCGTGACGTTGATGCCGACCTGAGCCAGCATCGCCTGGACCGCGGCCATGACATTGGCGGCAAGCGGCGTCGTGTAATAGGTCAGAAGGGTGATCGGCTTATCGCCATTGATCTGATCCCAGCCGGCTTCCTTCAGCAGCTGCCTGGCCTTTTCCGGATCATAGGCATAGGTCTCGATGCCCGCCGGCACCACCTGGTCGGCGATATAGGCGCAGTTTGCCGGTTTGGCGGCGCCGCCGTAAAGGCTCTGGATGATGGCGTCGCGATTGATCGCGTACATCACCGCCTGACGGACCCGGATATCCTTCCAGATCGGCGAGTCGTGGTTGAAGCCGAGATAGTTGACGACGAAGGAGTTGCCCTCGATGACGCGGAAGTCCTTATTGTCGTTGAAGGCCTTAAGATCGTTGGAATCGACATAGGTGA
This DNA window, taken from Rhizobium etli CFN 42, encodes the following:
- a CDS encoding ABC transporter permease — encoded protein: MLQYSLRRLLIGAGMLFALSMLIFVMLRLTPGDPIDAYIDPNVPMSASDLAELRVTLGLDQPLPVQYVAWLRQALLGNLGYSIKRPDQPVLGLVLSRVGPTVLLMGSAIAIAIIAGIATGIVSAVRRNSIADLSLSVLAVTGISSPPFLSALVGLYLFSVYFNWMPSGGMLTPGQEFSVADLLHHLILPATLLAVAQTALIMRYMRASMLEVLNQDYVRTARAKGVFEFWVITKHALRNALLPVITLIGSTIGLAIGGAIFIESVFNWPGMGLLMVDAVEGRDYPVIMGSTLVIGACVVVVNLLTDLAYAVVDPRIKVG
- a CDS encoding ABC transporter substrate-binding protein — translated: MKGLLRLSSAIALAAMMATTAIPAFTAPARAATLSGGFDVGPGGFQGNFNPLAATGGFTWLSVYFEPLVTYDEKLEKVVGQLASSYEVSPDQTTYTFKLADAKWHDGKPFTAKDAKFTIELAKNAKTGSVLAARLNAVSSAEAKDDKTLVIKLSAPSASLMDALTKVMMLPEHALSQIPADQLAKNSWWSTAPIGTGPFKFSKYVTDQYVELAANTDYRGGKPALEKIINRYFANPAAAIAALRAGEIQFTYVDSNDLKAFNDNKDFRVIEGNSFVVNYLGFNHDSPIWKDIRVRQAVMYAINRDAIIQSLYGGAAKPANCAYIADQVVPAGIETYAYDPEKARQLLKEAGWDQINGDKPITLLTYYTTPLAANVMAAVQAMLAQVGINVTPRAVDTPTYNSIVLNPTPDIAQFQMVYAGLQNGPDPGSINVGLNEKQIPPAGPNVARVRMPVLTSALDAALSETDAAKRSARYQEVCKVMNKELPWGPLWVAKRYGVASAKLKDFIWTPAPGGGPYQAHPEKWAIAE